A genomic segment from Pseudomonas sessilinigenes encodes:
- the pgaD gene encoding poly-beta-1,6-N-acetyl-D-glucosamine biosynthesis protein PgaD, producing MKIIRTRQRPFLVIVDVFFTLLAWAALLYLLIRGLWPLLASHEGPRFEAGVLDALTTLQFYGLVAVINAVLLISWARYRQRRSRNYPPRLPAPAVDDKRLSETFKLSDATFAQMRQPGSLVVHNDAEGGISHVTTQFYRIQPEDQPHPPLVAEPPPRVIHLRSEGDEDKA from the coding sequence ATGAAAATCATCCGCACCCGCCAGCGCCCCTTCCTGGTGATAGTCGATGTCTTCTTCACCCTGTTGGCCTGGGCCGCGCTCCTTTATTTGCTGATCCGTGGGCTTTGGCCGTTGCTTGCCAGCCATGAAGGGCCAAGGTTCGAGGCCGGTGTGCTCGATGCCCTGACCACCCTGCAGTTCTATGGGTTGGTAGCAGTGATCAACGCGGTGCTGCTGATCTCCTGGGCCCGCTATCGCCAGCGGCGCAGTCGCAACTACCCACCGCGTCTGCCGGCCCCGGCGGTGGACGACAAGCGCCTGAGCGAGACCTTCAAGCTCAGCGATGCCACCTTCGCCCAGATGCGCCAACCCGGCAGCCTGGTCGTGCACAACGACGCGGAGGGTGGCATCAGCCATGTCACCACCCAGTTCTACCGCATCCAGCCCGAGGACCAGCCCCATCCGCCCCTGGTAGCCGAACCGCCACCACGGGTGATCCACCTGCGCTCGGAGGGGGATGAGGACAAGGCCTAG
- a CDS encoding ShlB/FhaC/HecB family hemolysin secretion/activation protein, whose product MYFPTLGMRLCCVLSCLVFLAGSLNSASAASLNNPGDQDLIRERQNRLLEEQQRRLEDLKDLPGKSALPVAPTAPTDSRCFPIEHIELKGADALSAAERERLLKPYIGQCLGVAQLNELLKVITDHYIAKGLVTSRAYLPQQDLSRGHLQVLVVEGRLEGLKAAEGSKLTARELDMAFPGSVGQLLNLRQIEQMVDQLNRLPSNQAQMELAPGQAVGGSEVLVKNTPQKPWRVGLSRSNDGQKSTGEQQWGSSLEWDSPLGLADQLVLRGGHDAISDHQKTSRNAMLYYNLPLGWWNLNYSYSQSEYRSLAQGQGFNFKQTGDSQNHQLRVERVIHRDSVSKTSLNAGLTHLRTNNYIEDSKLSTSSNRLSEMQWGINHGRRIGGAFVNLDLGLQEGVGLFDAQRQSERDQYGNRQANARYRKYTATASYLQPFKLWDESLVFSSLVTSQRSEDILFSSQRMSLGSQSSIRGYKDQSLNGDSGYYWRNDLRWSRPVTWDWLRPVFAEYGTGLGYDVGAIRHDRYNAEQHGRVSSDSIELFARGQHLAASVTFAHSLERPDALSDREAPIYFRLDLFL is encoded by the coding sequence ATGTATTTTCCTACCCTCGGGATGAGGTTGTGTTGTGTGTTGTCCTGCCTGGTGTTTTTGGCCGGCTCACTGAACAGTGCTTCTGCTGCCTCGCTGAACAATCCTGGTGACCAGGACCTGATTCGCGAGCGCCAGAACCGCCTGCTGGAAGAGCAGCAACGGCGCCTCGAAGACCTCAAGGACCTGCCTGGCAAGAGCGCGCTGCCGGTGGCGCCGACGGCCCCGACCGACAGCCGCTGCTTCCCCATCGAACACATCGAGCTCAAGGGTGCCGACGCCCTGTCCGCCGCCGAGCGCGAGCGCCTGCTCAAACCCTATATCGGCCAGTGCCTGGGCGTGGCCCAGCTCAACGAGTTGCTCAAGGTCATTACCGACCACTACATCGCCAAAGGCCTGGTCACCAGTCGTGCCTACCTGCCGCAGCAGGACCTGTCCCGCGGGCACCTGCAGGTGCTGGTGGTGGAGGGCCGCCTTGAAGGCCTGAAGGCGGCCGAAGGCAGCAAGCTCACGGCGCGCGAGCTGGACATGGCGTTTCCCGGGAGTGTCGGGCAACTGCTCAACCTGCGGCAGATCGAGCAGATGGTCGACCAGCTCAACCGCCTGCCGTCGAACCAGGCACAGATGGAACTGGCCCCCGGCCAGGCGGTGGGTGGCAGCGAGGTGCTGGTCAAGAACACCCCGCAAAAGCCCTGGCGGGTCGGTCTGTCCCGCAGCAACGACGGGCAGAAGAGCACCGGCGAGCAGCAATGGGGCAGCTCCTTGGAATGGGACAGCCCCCTGGGCCTGGCTGACCAGCTGGTGCTGCGCGGCGGCCATGACGCAATCAGCGATCACCAGAAGACCTCGCGCAATGCGATGCTCTACTACAACCTGCCGCTGGGCTGGTGGAACCTGAACTACAGCTACAGCCAGAGCGAGTACCGTTCCCTGGCCCAAGGCCAGGGCTTCAACTTCAAGCAGACCGGCGACAGCCAGAACCACCAGTTGCGCGTGGAGCGGGTGATCCATCGCGACTCGGTGAGCAAGACTTCGCTCAACGCCGGCCTGACCCACCTGCGCACCAACAACTACATCGAAGACAGCAAGCTGAGCACCAGCAGCAACCGCTTGAGCGAAATGCAGTGGGGCATCAACCATGGCCGGCGCATTGGCGGGGCCTTCGTCAACCTCGACCTGGGCCTGCAAGAGGGGGTCGGCCTGTTCGATGCCCAGCGCCAGTCCGAGCGCGACCAGTACGGCAACCGCCAGGCCAACGCCCGCTACCGCAAGTACACCGCCACCGCCAGCTACCTGCAGCCGTTCAAGCTGTGGGACGAGTCCCTGGTGTTCAGCAGCCTGGTCACCAGCCAGCGCAGCGAAGACATCCTGTTCAGCTCCCAGCGCATGAGCCTGGGCAGCCAGTCCTCAATCCGCGGCTACAAGGACCAGAGCCTCAACGGCGACAGCGGCTACTACTGGCGCAACGACCTGCGCTGGAGCCGCCCGGTGACCTGGGACTGGCTGCGCCCGGTGTTCGCCGAGTACGGCACGGGGCTGGGGTATGACGTGGGTGCCATTCGCCACGACCGCTACAACGCCGAGCAGCACGGGCGGGTGTCCAGCGACTCCATCGAGTTGTTCGCCCGTGGCCAGCACCTCGCCGCCAGCGTGACCTTCGCCCATTCCCTCGAGCGGCCAGATGCCCTGAGTGACCGCGAAGCCCCGATCTATTTCCGCCTGGATCTTTTTCTCTAA